One genomic region from Neisseria weaveri encodes:
- the radA gene encoding DNA repair protein RadA, which yields MAKAPKTVYQCSECGGTTPKWQGKCPHCGEWNTLQESLAAPEPKNVRFQSWAADTAQVQDLSKVTATEVPREPTGMGELDRVLGGGLVSGAVILLGGDPGIGKSTLLLQTIAMMAKNRKVLYVSGEESAQQVALRAQRLGLQSEGVNLLAEIRMEAIQTALKQHEPAVVVIDSIQTMYSDQITSAPGSVSQVRECAAQLTRIAKQMGIAMILVGHVTKDGAIAGPRVLEHMVDTVLYFEGDQHSNYRMIRAIKNRFGAANELGVFAMTEHGLKGVSNPSAIFLASYRDDVPGSCVLVTQEGSRPLLVEIQALVDDAHGFTPKRLTVGLEQNRLAMLLAVLNRHAGIACFDQDVFLNAVGGVKINEPAADLAIILAMLSSFRNRPLPEKMVAFGEIGLSGEVRPVARGQERLKEAEKLGFKRAVVPKANLPRNPKDFPGLQIYGVSSLQEAVDVCRNAEE from the coding sequence ATGGCAAAAGCACCGAAAACCGTTTACCAATGCAGCGAATGCGGCGGTACTACCCCCAAATGGCAGGGCAAATGCCCGCATTGCGGCGAGTGGAATACCTTGCAGGAAAGCCTTGCCGCGCCCGAACCGAAAAACGTGCGCTTCCAATCGTGGGCGGCAGATACCGCGCAGGTGCAGGATCTTTCCAAAGTAACGGCCACCGAAGTGCCGCGCGAACCGACCGGCATGGGCGAACTCGACCGCGTATTGGGCGGCGGTTTGGTGAGCGGCGCGGTGATTCTGCTCGGCGGCGACCCCGGTATCGGCAAATCGACGCTGCTCCTGCAAACCATAGCGATGATGGCGAAAAACCGCAAAGTGCTGTATGTATCCGGCGAGGAATCCGCCCAACAAGTCGCCCTGCGGGCGCAACGCTTGGGCTTACAAAGCGAAGGCGTGAACCTGCTGGCGGAAATCCGCATGGAAGCCATTCAGACGGCCTTAAAACAACACGAACCCGCCGTGGTGGTGATTGATTCGATTCAAACCATGTATTCCGACCAAATCACTTCCGCACCCGGCTCGGTATCGCAAGTGCGCGAGTGTGCCGCGCAGCTCACCCGCATAGCCAAGCAGATGGGCATTGCCATGATTTTGGTCGGCCACGTTACTAAAGACGGTGCCATCGCCGGCCCGCGCGTGCTCGAGCATATGGTCGATACCGTACTCTATTTCGAGGGCGACCAGCATTCCAACTACCGCATGATACGCGCCATCAAAAACCGTTTCGGCGCAGCCAACGAGCTGGGCGTTTTCGCCATGACCGAACACGGCTTGAAAGGCGTGTCCAACCCTTCGGCGATTTTTCTCGCCAGCTACCGCGACGACGTGCCCGGCTCGTGCGTGCTGGTCACGCAAGAAGGCAGCCGCCCGCTGTTAGTAGAAATTCAGGCATTGGTTGACGACGCACACGGCTTTACGCCCAAACGCCTTACCGTCGGCCTCGAACAAAACCGACTCGCCATGCTGTTGGCCGTCTTAAACCGCCATGCCGGCATCGCCTGCTTCGACCAAGACGTGTTCCTAAACGCCGTGGGCGGCGTAAAAATCAACGAACCCGCCGCCGACCTCGCCATCATCCTTGCCATGCTCTCCAGCTTCCGCAACCGCCCGCTGCCCGAAAAAATGGTGGCCTTCGGCGAAATCGGCTTGAGCGGCGAAGTCCGCCCCGTAGCACGCGGGCAGGAACGCTTGAAAGAAGCGGAAAAACTCGGCTTCAAACGCGCTGTCGTGCCTAAAGCCAATCTGCCGCGCAACCCTAAAGATTTCCCGGGCTTGCAGATTTACGGTGTGAGCAGTTTGCAGGAAGCAGTGGATGTGTGCCGGAATGCTGAAGAATAA
- a CDS encoding IscS subfamily cysteine desulfurase: MTLKTPIYLDYAATTPVDPRVAEKMIPYLTELFGNPASNSHSFGWTAEEAVENARNEIARLINADSKEIVFTSGATESNNLALKGAAHFYKTKGKHLITVKTEHKAVLDTMRELERQGFEVTYLGVQENGLIDLEELKAAIRPDTILISVMWVNNEIGVIQDIPAIGEICRENKIIFHVDAAQACGKTPVDVEAAKVDLLSMSAHKIYGPKGIGALYVRRKPRVRLEAQIHGGGHERGFRSGTLPTHQIVGMGEAFRLARLELEQDIAHALKLREIFLKGIEGIEEVYINGDLEHRVATNLNVSFNFVEGESLIMAVKELAVSSGSACTSASLEPSYVLRALGRNDELAHSSLRITFGRMTTEEEVAFAAELIKSKIGKLRELSPLWEMFKEGIDLNTVEWAEH, encoded by the coding sequence ATGACCCTTAAAACCCCGATTTACCTTGATTACGCCGCCACCACCCCCGTTGACCCGCGCGTAGCCGAAAAAATGATTCCCTACCTGACCGAGCTTTTCGGCAACCCCGCATCCAACAGCCACAGCTTCGGCTGGACGGCGGAAGAAGCAGTAGAAAACGCCCGCAACGAAATCGCCCGACTGATTAACGCCGATTCCAAAGAAATCGTGTTCACCAGCGGTGCCACCGAATCCAACAACCTCGCCCTCAAAGGCGCGGCGCACTTCTACAAAACCAAAGGCAAGCACCTCATTACCGTTAAAACCGAGCACAAAGCCGTTTTGGATACCATGCGCGAACTTGAACGCCAAGGCTTTGAAGTAACCTACCTCGGCGTGCAGGAAAACGGCCTGATTGATTTGGAAGAACTCAAAGCCGCCATCCGCCCCGACACCATCCTTATTTCTGTGATGTGGGTCAACAACGAAATCGGCGTGATCCAAGACATTCCCGCCATCGGCGAAATCTGCCGCGAAAACAAAATCATCTTCCACGTTGACGCCGCCCAAGCCTGCGGAAAAACCCCTGTGGACGTAGAAGCCGCCAAAGTCGACCTGCTCTCGATGTCCGCCCACAAAATCTACGGCCCCAAAGGCATCGGCGCATTATACGTACGCCGCAAACCCCGCGTGCGCCTCGAAGCCCAAATCCACGGCGGCGGCCACGAACGCGGCTTCCGCTCCGGCACCCTGCCCACCCACCAAATCGTCGGCATGGGCGAAGCCTTCCGCTTGGCACGTTTGGAATTGGAACAAGACATCGCCCACGCCCTCAAGCTGCGCGAAATCTTCCTCAAAGGCATCGAAGGCATTGAAGAAGTGTATATCAACGGCGATTTGGAGCACCGCGTCGCCACCAACCTCAATGTGAGCTTCAACTTCGTCGAGGGCGAAAGCCTGATCATGGCCGTAAAAGAACTCGCCGTATCCAGCGGCTCCGCCTGTACCTCCGCCTCGCTGGAACCCAGCTACGTTCTGCGCGCATTAGGCCGCAACGACGAGTTGGCACACTCTTCCCTGCGCATTACCTTCGGCCGCATGACCACCGAAGAAGAAGTGGCTTTCGCCGCCGAACTGATTAAATCGAAAATCGGCAAACTGCGCGAACTTTCACCGCTGTGGGAAATGTTTAAAGAAGGGATTGATTTGAATACGGTTGAGTGGGCGGAGCATTAA
- the iscR gene encoding Fe-S cluster assembly transcriptional regulator IscR — protein sequence MRLTTKGRFAVTAMIDLAMNAQRGAVKLSAISERQNISLSYLEQLFSKLRRAELVESLRGPGGGYILAVPASKINIAQIIAAAEDKLDATQCSNKANCHNGAPCLTHNLWENLNKTINDYLSSITLQNIVDDHNQAAQGNHTVTFTHIH from the coding sequence ATGAGATTAACCACCAAAGGCCGCTTTGCCGTTACCGCCATGATCGATTTGGCCATGAATGCCCAACGGGGCGCAGTCAAACTCAGCGCCATCAGCGAGCGGCAAAATATCTCCCTCTCCTACCTGGAGCAGCTGTTCAGCAAATTAAGACGCGCAGAGCTGGTGGAAAGTCTGCGCGGCCCCGGCGGCGGCTACATCCTTGCCGTACCCGCTTCAAAAATCAACATCGCACAAATCATCGCCGCAGCAGAAGATAAATTAGATGCAACACAATGCAGCAATAAAGCCAACTGCCACAACGGCGCCCCCTGCCTGACCCATAATTTATGGGAAAACCTGAATAAAACCATCAACGACTATCTCAGCAGCATTACCCTGCAAAATATCGTTGACGACCACAACCAGGCAGCGCAAGGCAACCACACCGTTACCTTTACGCATATCCATTAA
- the arfA gene encoding alternative ribosome-rescue factor A, which produces MAQRKIEINKGVIQDNAQKALVRSNVFRHKVERQKKGKGSYNRQAAKKWRDGFETVPSLFMAV; this is translated from the coding sequence ATGGCACAAAGAAAAATCGAAATCAATAAAGGCGTGATTCAAGATAACGCGCAAAAGGCTTTAGTCCGATCCAATGTGTTCCGCCATAAGGTGGAGCGTCAGAAAAAGGGCAAAGGCAGTTATAACAGGCAGGCTGCGAAAAAATGGCGGGACGGTTTTGAAACTGTCCCGTCTTTATTTATGGCCGTCTGA
- a CDS encoding DksA/TraR family C4-type zinc finger protein: MAGGWAPDRAEQEQIEASLEDALALVRQHLPAGESARECVECGEPIPEARRQALPGVQLCIACQEQADKQQAFQTAYNRRGSKDSQLK, from the coding sequence ATGGCGGGCGGCTGGGCGCCGGACCGTGCGGAGCAAGAGCAGATCGAAGCCTCGCTGGAAGATGCGCTGGCTTTGGTTCGGCAACATCTTCCTGCGGGTGAAAGTGCACGCGAATGTGTCGAGTGCGGCGAACCGATTCCCGAAGCCCGCCGCCAAGCCTTGCCGGGTGTGCAATTATGTATTGCCTGCCAAGAACAAGCCGACAAACAACAGGCTTTTCAGACGGCCTATAACCGTCGCGGCAGCAAAGACAGCCAATTAAAATAG
- a CDS encoding alpha-hydroxy acid oxidase — translation MKRDLSKMTCIEDLRRVAKRKVPKMFYDYVDSGSWTETTYRENTSDFDGIKLRQKVLVDMEGRSLAAKMVGHDVKMPVAIAPTGFTGMQHADGEILAARAAEKFGIPFSLSTMSICSIEDVAENTSAPFWFQLYVMRDREFMENLIKRAQAAKCSALILTADLQVLGQRHKDIKNGLSAPPKPTIPNLINLATKPEWCMKMLNTERRTFRNIVGHAKNVGDLSSLSSWTSEQFDPRLSWDDVARIKDLWGGKLIIKGIMEPEDAEMAVKSGADALVVSNHGGRQLDGAQSSIKALPDIVSAVGSDIEVWLDSGIRSGQDILKAWALGARGTMIGRAFLYGLGAYGEEGVTRALEILYKEMDVTMAFTGHRNIQDVDSSILVKGTY, via the coding sequence ATGAAACGTGATTTAAGCAAAATGACTTGTATTGAGGATTTGCGCCGCGTAGCGAAGCGTAAAGTGCCGAAGATGTTTTATGATTATGTGGATTCAGGTTCTTGGACTGAAACAACTTATCGTGAAAATACAAGTGATTTTGACGGTATTAAGTTGCGTCAAAAAGTTTTGGTCGATATGGAAGGGCGCAGTTTGGCCGCTAAAATGGTCGGTCATGATGTAAAAATGCCTGTTGCGATTGCGCCGACCGGTTTTACGGGTATGCAGCATGCCGACGGTGAAATTTTGGCGGCGCGTGCGGCGGAAAAATTCGGTATTCCGTTTTCGCTTTCTACCATGTCGATTTGTTCGATTGAAGATGTGGCGGAGAATACCAGCGCACCTTTCTGGTTTCAACTGTATGTGATGCGCGACCGCGAGTTTATGGAAAACCTGATTAAGCGCGCTCAGGCGGCTAAGTGTTCTGCATTGATTTTAACCGCCGACTTGCAGGTTTTGGGCCAACGCCACAAGGATATTAAAAACGGCCTGTCTGCGCCGCCCAAGCCGACCATTCCGAATCTGATCAATTTGGCGACCAAGCCCGAATGGTGCATGAAAATGCTGAACACAGAGCGCCGCACGTTCCGCAATATTGTCGGTCATGCGAAAAACGTGGGTGATTTGTCTTCGTTGTCTTCTTGGACTTCGGAGCAGTTCGACCCTCGTTTGAGCTGGGATGATGTTGCCCGCATTAAAGATTTGTGGGGCGGCAAGCTGATTATCAAAGGCATTATGGAGCCGGAAGATGCGGAAATGGCGGTAAAGAGCGGTGCGGATGCGTTGGTGGTGTCCAACCACGGCGGCCGCCAGCTTGACGGTGCGCAGTCTTCGATTAAAGCTTTGCCGGATATTGTCAGTGCGGTCGGCAGCGATATCGAAGTGTGGTTGGATAGCGGTATCCGCAGCGGTCAGGATATTTTGAAAGCCTGGGCTTTGGGTGCGCGTGGCACGATGATCGGGCGTGCGTTCTTATATGGTTTGGGTGCGTATGGCGAGGAGGGTGTTACCCGTGCTTTGGAAATCCTTTATAAGGAAATGGATGTGACTATGGCCTTTACCGGGCACCGTAATATTCAGGATGTCGACAGCAGCATTTTGGTTAAAGGTACTTATTGA
- a CDS encoding class 1 fructose-bisphosphatase has protein sequence MTTLAQFLPAHLSENHIPTELGSVLESIIAACTTINNQVRLGALAGILGEAGTGNVQGEDQKKLDVIANDTLIQALKQNANVGGLASEEEDTFVACNENGGYLVLFDPLDGSSNIDVNISVGTIFSILAKPEGALTTESFLQKGREQVGSGYVLYGPQTQLVFTLKHGVFVFTLDSDGQFVQTQANPTVPAQTKEFAINMSNQRHWFPPIQQYIAELLAGDTGVRGKNYNMRWVASMVAEIHRILMRGGVFMYPQDTRDPGKPGKLRLMYEANPLSLVLEQAGAASSNTVQNMLDIQPEGLHQRVSVVIGSREEVEYVHKLHR, from the coding sequence ATGACTACTTTGGCACAATTTCTCCCTGCCCATTTGAGCGAAAACCATATTCCGACCGAACTGGGCAGCGTATTGGAATCCATCATTGCCGCCTGCACCACCATCAACAACCAGGTACGCTTGGGGGCTTTGGCCGGCATTCTCGGTGAGGCCGGCACCGGCAACGTTCAAGGCGAAGACCAAAAGAAATTGGACGTTATCGCCAACGACACCCTAATCCAAGCCCTAAAACAAAATGCCAACGTCGGCGGCTTGGCCAGCGAAGAAGAAGACACTTTTGTCGCCTGCAATGAAAACGGCGGCTATCTCGTGCTGTTCGACCCGCTCGACGGCTCTTCCAATATCGACGTCAACATTTCCGTCGGCACCATTTTCTCCATTCTCGCCAAACCCGAAGGCGCACTGACTACCGAATCGTTCCTGCAAAAAGGCCGCGAACAAGTCGGCAGCGGTTATGTGCTGTACGGCCCGCAAACCCAGCTGGTATTTACTTTGAAACACGGCGTGTTTGTGTTCACGCTCGATTCAGACGGCCAATTCGTACAAACGCAAGCCAACCCGACCGTACCGGCGCAAACCAAAGAATTTGCCATCAATATGTCGAACCAGCGCCATTGGTTCCCGCCTATACAGCAATACATTGCCGAGCTTTTGGCAGGCGACACCGGCGTGCGCGGCAAAAACTACAATATGCGCTGGGTGGCCTCGATGGTGGCCGAAATCCACCGCATTTTAATGCGCGGCGGCGTGTTTATGTATCCGCAAGACACGCGCGATCCGGGCAAACCCGGCAAACTGCGCCTGATGTACGAAGCCAACCCCTTGAGTTTGGTACTCGAACAAGCCGGTGCAGCCAGCAGCAACACCGTTCAAAACATGCTCGACATCCAACCCGAAGGCCTGCACCAACGCGTTTCCGTTGTCATCGGCAGCCGTGAAGAAGTCGAATACGTCCACAAACTCCACCGCTGA
- a CDS encoding sulfate ABC transporter substrate-binding protein produces MESGKKFALVALLGSVLAVSACSKQEEAQLQDKNQDAVTGEVKLLNVSYDVARDFYKEYNPIFIRHFKAQNPNTDVVVQQSHGGSSKQALSVANGLQADVVTMNQTSDVEILEKKGLIKQGWQERLPDNAVPFTGTTVFLVRKGNPLQIRDWSDLAKDNVKLVIANPKTSGNGRYTFLGAYGYGLKLHNGDKEKAGEFVGKVLKNTPVFENGGRAATTTFTQRNIGDVLVTFENEANHVSRVLAPGQFEIVYPSYTIASDSPVAVVDTVAEKKATAEISAAYLQYLWSEPAQELAAKFYFRPSNKAVLEMHREVFPELETFRPDEMFGNWDEIMQTYFADGGLFDRLIAKQ; encoded by the coding sequence ATGGAATCGGGTAAGAAGTTTGCGTTGGTGGCTTTATTGGGGAGCGTGTTGGCCGTGTCGGCTTGCTCTAAGCAAGAAGAAGCGCAGCTTCAGGATAAAAATCAGGACGCAGTAACCGGGGAAGTGAAGCTGTTGAATGTTTCTTATGATGTGGCCCGCGATTTTTATAAGGAATACAACCCGATTTTTATTCGGCATTTTAAAGCTCAGAATCCGAATACGGATGTGGTGGTGCAGCAGTCTCACGGCGGTTCGAGCAAGCAGGCTTTGTCTGTGGCAAACGGTTTGCAGGCAGATGTGGTTACGATGAATCAGACTTCCGATGTTGAGATTTTGGAAAAAAAGGGGCTGATCAAGCAAGGATGGCAGGAGCGTTTGCCGGATAATGCGGTACCGTTTACCGGAACAACGGTGTTTTTGGTCAGAAAGGGCAATCCGCTTCAAATCCGCGATTGGTCTGATTTGGCCAAAGACAATGTGAAACTGGTGATTGCCAATCCGAAAACCAGCGGAAACGGTCGTTATACGTTTTTGGGCGCGTACGGATACGGTTTGAAACTGCACAATGGGGACAAGGAAAAAGCCGGCGAATTTGTGGGCAAGGTGCTGAAAAATACGCCGGTATTTGAAAACGGCGGACGTGCTGCAACCACAACATTTACCCAGCGCAATATCGGAGATGTGTTGGTAACCTTTGAAAACGAAGCGAACCACGTCAGCCGTGTATTGGCACCGGGGCAATTTGAAATCGTTTATCCGAGCTATACCATCGCTTCGGACAGCCCGGTGGCCGTGGTGGATACGGTAGCGGAGAAGAAAGCTACGGCAGAAATTTCAGCGGCATATCTGCAATATTTATGGAGCGAGCCTGCACAAGAATTGGCAGCCAAGTTTTATTTCCGTCCGAGCAATAAAGCGGTTTTGGAAATGCACCGCGAGGTATTTCCGGAATTGGAAACATTCCGCCCCGACGAAATGTTCGGCAATTGGGATGAAATTATGCAGACTTATTTTGCCGACGGCGGTTTGTTTGACCGTTTGATTGCGAAGCAGTAA
- a CDS encoding LysR family transcriptional regulator, whose protein sequence is MDYTQLRTFTVVAHTGNLTQAAERLHLSQPAVSAQIKSLEKNLDIQLFNRNAHGMSLTAAGERFLPEAESLLQHHHKLDHFAKSLSERYVHRAGLGLIHPADPAKIARLTQSILQQNPSIHLHIQYGMSDEIKQRVLDKQLHGGFYLGPVKHNALRCLFLENIQYSLICPAGEADNIQNKNISELEKYAWIEMSGVSGSSKHLHQFWAKNKISPKHQIICDYPQTIIDLVASDMGIAMVPTHKAESARNDGKPVAILHNYRQNLPLSFIYPAEFEEDPSLILIKNVVETIWDIYSQSN, encoded by the coding sequence ATGGATTACACCCAACTACGAACTTTTACCGTCGTTGCCCACACCGGCAATCTCACACAAGCAGCCGAGCGCCTGCATTTATCGCAGCCGGCCGTTTCGGCACAAATCAAATCGCTGGAAAAAAATCTGGATATCCAACTGTTCAACCGCAATGCGCACGGCATGAGCCTGACCGCTGCCGGCGAACGCTTCCTGCCTGAGGCAGAATCCCTGCTCCAACACCACCACAAGCTCGACCACTTTGCCAAAAGCCTGTCCGAACGCTACGTCCACCGCGCAGGATTAGGTTTGATCCATCCGGCCGATCCCGCCAAAATCGCCCGCCTGACCCAGTCTATATTGCAACAGAATCCGTCCATCCACCTGCATATCCAATACGGCATGAGCGATGAAATCAAACAGCGCGTGTTGGACAAGCAGCTGCACGGCGGTTTTTATCTCGGGCCGGTCAAACACAATGCCTTACGCTGCCTGTTTTTGGAAAACATCCAATATTCGCTTATCTGTCCTGCCGGCGAAGCCGACAATATTCAAAATAAAAACATTTCAGAGCTGGAAAAATATGCCTGGATCGAAATGTCCGGCGTTTCAGGCAGCAGCAAGCACCTGCATCAATTTTGGGCAAAAAACAAAATTTCCCCGAAGCATCAAATTATCTGCGACTATCCCCAAACCATTATCGACTTGGTCGCTTCCGATATGGGTATCGCCATGGTACCGACACACAAAGCCGAATCCGCCCGCAACGACGGCAAGCCCGTTGCCATTCTCCACAACTACCGGCAAAACCTGCCGCTCAGCTTTATTTATCCGGCCGAATTCGAAGAAGATCCGTCTTTAATTCTAATTAAAAACGTTGTCGAAACCATTTGGGATATTTACAGTCAATCCAATTGA
- a CDS encoding peptidylprolyl isomerase: MTKTLSALLTGTLLALATLNAQAETRALIETNMGKIELLLDEKKAPKTVKNFINYAEKGFYEGTIFHRVIDGFMIQGGGFTPDMAQKSTEKAISNEADNGLKNTVGTIAMARTIHPNSATSQFFINVADNDFLNFKNKSHQGYGYAVFGKVVGGMDVVKRIAKVKTTSQYIHQNVPVEPIVIKKVTVTQ; the protein is encoded by the coding sequence ATGACGAAAACCTTATCCGCACTTCTCACCGGCACCCTGCTCGCTTTGGCCACCCTCAACGCCCAAGCTGAAACCCGCGCCCTGATCGAAACCAATATGGGAAAAATCGAGCTGCTGTTAGACGAAAAAAAAGCGCCGAAAACCGTGAAAAACTTCATCAACTACGCTGAAAAAGGTTTTTACGAAGGCACTATTTTCCACCGCGTTATCGACGGCTTTATGATTCAAGGCGGCGGTTTCACACCGGATATGGCACAAAAAAGCACTGAAAAAGCCATCAGCAACGAAGCCGACAACGGCCTGAAAAACACCGTCGGCACCATCGCCATGGCGCGCACCATCCACCCCAATTCGGCCACCAGCCAGTTTTTTATCAATGTGGCCGACAATGATTTTCTGAATTTCAAAAACAAAAGCCATCAAGGCTACGGCTATGCGGTATTCGGTAAAGTAGTCGGCGGCATGGATGTGGTTAAACGCATTGCCAAAGTGAAAACCACCAGCCAATACATTCATCAAAATGTTCCGGTCGAACCCATCGTTATCAAAAAAGTAACCGTTACCCAATAA
- the iscA gene encoding iron-sulfur cluster assembly protein IscA, which produces MITLTEKAANHIQNFLTKRGKGEGIRLGVKTSGCSGMAYTLEFVDEIQPEDLVFEGHGVKVFVDPKSHVYLDGTQLDYTKEGLQEGFKFQNPNVKDECGCGESFHV; this is translated from the coding sequence ATGATTACATTAACCGAAAAAGCCGCCAACCATATCCAAAACTTCCTTACCAAGCGCGGCAAAGGCGAAGGCATCCGCCTGGGCGTGAAAACCAGCGGCTGTTCCGGCATGGCCTACACGCTTGAATTTGTGGATGAAATCCAGCCCGAAGATTTGGTATTCGAAGGCCACGGCGTAAAAGTGTTTGTCGATCCGAAAAGCCATGTTTACCTCGACGGCACACAGCTCGACTACACCAAAGAAGGCTTGCAGGAAGGCTTCAAGTTCCAAAACCCGAACGTGAAAGACGAATGCGGTTGCGGCGAGAGCTTCCACGTTTAA
- the iscU gene encoding Fe-S cluster assembly scaffold IscU, with protein MAYSDKVIDHYENPRNVGSFDKNDESVGTGMVGAPACGDVMKLQIKVNDEGVIEDAKFKTYGCGSAIASSSLITEWVKGKSLDEALAIKNSEIAEELELPPVKVHCSILAEDAIKAAVSDYKKKHGAE; from the coding sequence ATGGCATACAGCGATAAAGTGATTGATCATTACGAAAACCCCCGCAACGTCGGCTCGTTCGACAAAAACGACGAATCGGTCGGCACCGGCATGGTCGGTGCGCCTGCCTGCGGCGACGTGATGAAACTGCAAATCAAAGTGAACGACGAAGGCGTGATTGAAGATGCCAAGTTCAAAACCTACGGCTGCGGCTCGGCCATTGCCTCTTCTTCACTGATTACCGAATGGGTAAAAGGCAAAAGCCTCGACGAAGCCTTGGCGATTAAAAACAGTGAAATCGCCGAAGAATTGGAATTGCCGCCGGTAAAAGTCCACTGCTCGATTCTGGCGGAAGACGCGATTAAAGCCGCAGTTTCCGACTACAAAAAGAAACACGGCGCGGAATAA
- a CDS encoding FKBP-type peptidyl-prolyl cis-trans isomerase, translating to MKKSLQISAIALAALVSLSACKQEVSNTQSAQTQTSGDPASLGNPVQQASYAMGVDIGRTLKQMKDQGTAVDLKLFNEAVQTMMDGKQPKINEIQAQEIMMTFLTEQQQKAQAKLAEASKENLAKGKAFLGENAKKEGIKTTASGLQYQVKSEGTGKSPKATDTVVVEYEGRLIDGTVFNSSKNSNGPISFPLNQVIKGWGEGVQLMKEGAEYTFFIPAELAYGDRQTGNIPANSALVFDIKLLKVEPAAQAK from the coding sequence ATGAAAAAATCCTTACAAATCAGCGCAATCGCACTAGCCGCCCTTGTTTCTCTTTCTGCCTGCAAACAGGAAGTTTCCAATACGCAGTCAGCGCAAACGCAAACTTCCGGCGATCCTGCCTCATTAGGCAACCCCGTACAGCAAGCCAGCTATGCAATGGGCGTCGATATCGGCCGCACACTCAAGCAAATGAAAGACCAAGGCACAGCCGTCGATCTCAAGCTGTTTAACGAAGCCGTACAAACCATGATGGACGGCAAACAGCCCAAAATCAACGAAATCCAAGCCCAAGAAATCATGATGACTTTCTTGACCGAACAGCAGCAAAAAGCCCAAGCCAAATTGGCTGAAGCCTCTAAAGAAAACTTGGCCAAAGGCAAAGCCTTCCTGGGCGAAAACGCTAAAAAAGAAGGTATTAAAACCACTGCTTCAGGCTTGCAATATCAAGTTAAAAGCGAAGGCACCGGCAAATCTCCGAAAGCTACCGATACCGTTGTCGTCGAGTATGAAGGCCGTCTGATTGACGGTACCGTCTTTAACAGCAGCAAAAACAGCAACGGCCCGATTTCCTTCCCCTTGAACCAAGTTATCAAAGGCTGGGGTGAAGGCGTTCAGCTGATGAAAGAAGGTGCGGAATACACATTCTTTATCCCTGCCGAATTGGCCTACGGCGACCGCCAAACCGGCAATATTCCCGCCAACTCCGCTTTGGTGTTCGACATCAAACTGCTGAAAGTCGAGCCTGCCGCTCAAGCCAAATAA